Proteins from one Amycolatopsis endophytica genomic window:
- a CDS encoding 2-hydroxyacyl-CoA dehydratase family protein, protein MTRLASASAATAYQKQWFAGLHAHDGPLALVNADAPQEIFRTMGIPYVVNQWWASIVAAKRRTQDYLALLRERGYPDYVEQYSSTSLASLFDDDPANAPWGGLPRPSIVLAETTGDASRKIFDVWDSEPGITFYPLESAAENDVPTRWWELMPRRWEEAIGSDRLDLMTGELEGLIRFLEQTTGLVFSETRFGEVMALVNEQQEWNRRTRDLIAKARPCPIAVTDSIPSVMVPQWHRGTEWARDAARALHDEVAARVESGTAVCADERARLMWIGRGLWFDLDFYRRFQDSHGAVFVWSMYLAIAADGYLRYGDDPLRALAARFAAFSDQLYTPPWSAEWYVKEARHHGVDGVVHLVSDDARGSYFTTRALRAAGIPVLELHADNVDARQSSPEAISAVVGDWLDREVCG, encoded by the coding sequence ATGACCCGACTCGCCTCGGCCTCCGCGGCCACCGCGTACCAGAAGCAGTGGTTCGCCGGACTGCACGCCCACGACGGGCCGCTGGCGCTGGTCAACGCGGACGCGCCGCAGGAAATCTTCCGCACCATGGGCATCCCGTACGTGGTGAACCAGTGGTGGGCCTCGATCGTCGCGGCGAAGCGACGCACCCAGGACTACCTGGCCCTGCTGCGGGAACGCGGCTACCCGGACTACGTCGAGCAGTACAGCTCGACCTCGCTGGCCTCGCTGTTCGACGACGATCCGGCGAACGCGCCCTGGGGCGGGCTGCCCCGACCGTCCATCGTGCTCGCCGAAACCACCGGCGACGCGTCCCGCAAGATCTTCGACGTCTGGGACTCCGAGCCCGGCATCACCTTCTACCCGCTGGAAAGCGCGGCGGAGAACGACGTGCCCACGCGGTGGTGGGAGCTGATGCCGCGGCGGTGGGAGGAGGCGATCGGCAGCGACCGGCTCGACCTGATGACCGGGGAGCTGGAGGGCCTGATCCGGTTTCTGGAGCAGACCACCGGGCTGGTGTTCTCCGAGACCAGGTTCGGCGAGGTGATGGCTCTGGTCAATGAGCAGCAGGAATGGAACCGGCGCACCCGGGACCTGATCGCGAAGGCGCGGCCCTGTCCGATCGCGGTCACCGACAGCATCCCGAGCGTCATGGTGCCGCAGTGGCACCGCGGCACCGAATGGGCCCGCGACGCCGCCCGCGCCCTGCACGACGAGGTCGCGGCCCGGGTCGAAAGCGGCACCGCGGTGTGCGCGGACGAGCGTGCCCGTCTCATGTGGATCGGCCGCGGTCTGTGGTTCGACCTGGACTTCTACCGGCGGTTCCAGGACAGCCACGGCGCGGTGTTCGTGTGGTCGATGTACCTCGCCATCGCCGCCGACGGCTACCTCCGCTACGGCGACGACCCGTTGCGGGCGCTGGCCGCCCGGTTCGCGGCCTTCTCCGACCAGTTGTACACGCCGCCGTGGTCGGCCGAGTGGTACGTGAAGGAGGCACGGCACCACGGCGTGGACGGCGTGGTGCACCTGGTTTCCGACGATGCCCGCGGCAGCTACTTCACGACCCGCGCCCTGCGCGCGGCGGGCATTCCGGTACTGGAACTGCACGCCGACAACGTCGACGCGCGGCAGAGTTCGCCGGAGGCCATCAGCGCAGTGGTGGGTGACTGGCTCGATCGGGAAGTGTGTGGCTGA
- a CDS encoding MFS transporter, with amino-acid sequence MAEPLSMPAVLSGALVALFAGSLTNTIAGIALPTIAGELGGQDQVAWVASAALLAMTAATPLWGKGADRRGPRPLLLAAIGVFVAGSLVAGTASAMGWLIAGRAVQGAGAGGVLALSNALVAGLVPARDRGRYTGWFGMSFGVASVAGPLAGGLVVGSWGWRWCFLGVVPIALLAAALVRLAPHHVPAAPRAPVDYAGGALLAGALGGLVLLLSAAGSAWPWLSWWTAALSAAVVALGVAAVVRERRAADPILPPRLFRIPSFAAACGASFLVGAVMFGGIIYLPQYLQVVRGFDAVAAGLLMLPQIGTMILASVVTGRGVVASGRWEVFPAAGCALLVAGLVMLAPLTPHLSLWWLAAAMAVLGAGTGMTQQVLVLAAQNAVGTGDLGVAGSAATFARTLGGAVGVAAFGSVISSRLRSGLPGDLLGTPEQIARLPAALAESVHLTYTGGLRLAFLAAIPLAALAFAAIVTVRETPLR; translated from the coding sequence GTGGCTGAGCCGCTCTCGATGCCCGCCGTCCTCAGCGGCGCCCTCGTGGCACTGTTCGCCGGCTCCCTGACCAACACCATCGCCGGTATCGCGCTGCCCACCATCGCCGGGGAGCTCGGCGGGCAGGACCAGGTGGCGTGGGTCGCGAGCGCGGCACTGCTCGCGATGACCGCCGCGACTCCGTTGTGGGGCAAGGGCGCCGATCGTCGCGGGCCGCGGCCGTTGCTGCTGGCGGCGATCGGCGTGTTCGTGGCCGGGTCGCTCGTCGCGGGAACCGCCTCGGCGATGGGGTGGTTGATCGCGGGCCGTGCCGTGCAGGGCGCCGGGGCGGGCGGGGTACTGGCGCTGTCCAACGCGCTGGTCGCCGGGCTGGTCCCGGCACGGGATCGCGGGCGCTACACCGGCTGGTTCGGCATGTCGTTCGGCGTGGCGTCGGTGGCCGGGCCGCTCGCGGGCGGGCTGGTGGTCGGCTCGTGGGGCTGGCGCTGGTGTTTCCTCGGCGTGGTGCCGATCGCGCTGCTCGCCGCCGCGCTGGTCCGGCTGGCGCCACACCACGTACCCGCCGCACCGCGCGCTCCGGTGGACTACGCGGGCGGCGCGTTGCTGGCAGGCGCGCTGGGCGGGCTGGTGCTGCTGCTGTCCGCGGCCGGCAGCGCGTGGCCGTGGTTGTCCTGGTGGACGGCGGCACTGAGCGCCGCGGTGGTGGCGCTCGGCGTGGCGGCGGTAGTCCGGGAGCGGCGTGCGGCGGACCCGATCCTGCCGCCCCGGCTGTTCCGCATCCCCTCGTTCGCCGCCGCGTGCGGGGCGAGTTTTCTGGTCGGGGCGGTGATGTTCGGCGGGATCATCTACCTGCCGCAGTACCTGCAGGTGGTGCGGGGGTTCGACGCCGTGGCGGCGGGGTTGCTGATGCTGCCGCAGATCGGCACGATGATCCTGGCGTCGGTGGTGACGGGACGAGGGGTCGTCGCGTCGGGCCGGTGGGAGGTGTTTCCCGCCGCCGGGTGCGCGCTGCTGGTGGCGGGCCTGGTGATGCTCGCCCCGCTGACGCCGCACCTGTCGCTGTGGTGGCTGGCGGCGGCGATGGCGGTACTGGGCGCGGGAACCGGGATGACGCAACAGGTCCTGGTGCTGGCGGCGCAGAACGCGGTCGGCACTGGCGACCTCGGGGTGGCCGGTTCGGCGGCGACCTTCGCCCGCACCCTCGGCGGCGCGGTCGGCGTCGCGGCCTTCGGATCGGTCATCTCGTCCCGGCTGCGGTCCGGCCTGCCGGGCGATCTGCTCGGCACGCCCGAACAGATCGCCCGGCTCCCCGCCGCGCTGGCCGAGTCGGTCCACCTCACCTATACCGGCGGCCTCCGGCTGGCCTTCCTCGCCGCGATCCCCCTCGCCGCACTGGCTTTCGCCGCGATCGTCACCGTGCGGGAGACGCCGCTGCGGTGA
- a CDS encoding alpha/beta hydrolase family protein — protein MRRLARALVAAAVLTGLVSAPAAAGQSSQVRGQLADGTPYLFVQPQRWNGTVIVGLDFAADGLADPLTARLVDRGIAVGGTTRTVTGWNITQAIDNQAEALARFEEAAGPARWAIASGQSMGGFVSAGAAQVHPEVFDAAVPFCGGLGGAVGQWNQKLDTVFALKTLLFPGSDLPVTGIPADVAGAQQAWIDALVRAQATPEGRARIALAGAIGQLPEWGLAPDGSETPVPRTVQERQEGTYLALAGGPLPYVGQAMSSRRQIEQLAGGNPSWNTGVDYARQLGGDPAVRELYRRAGFDLSADLARLAAAPRIAADPTAVDYLREGIVFDGALRIPVLTVSGTGDQISTVAQQQSYGAVVRSAGHASLLRQTYVETAGHCTFTTGEQETALEVMLSRLRTGHWPSTSPRVMGGRYLPFTPPVFNRPFTAAASPAR, from the coding sequence ATGAGGCGGCTCGCGCGCGCCCTGGTGGCCGCTGCCGTGCTCACCGGTCTGGTTTCCGCACCCGCCGCGGCCGGGCAATCGTCGCAGGTGCGGGGACAGCTGGCCGACGGGACGCCGTACCTGTTCGTCCAGCCGCAGCGGTGGAACGGCACGGTGATCGTCGGCCTGGACTTCGCCGCCGACGGGCTCGCGGATCCGCTCACCGCCCGGCTCGTCGATCGCGGCATCGCCGTCGGCGGCACCACGCGCACCGTGACCGGGTGGAACATCACCCAGGCCATCGACAACCAGGCCGAGGCACTGGCCCGATTCGAGGAGGCGGCCGGTCCCGCCCGCTGGGCGATCGCGTCGGGGCAGTCGATGGGCGGGTTCGTCTCGGCCGGAGCGGCGCAGGTGCATCCGGAGGTGTTCGACGCGGCCGTGCCCTTCTGCGGTGGGCTCGGCGGCGCGGTGGGGCAGTGGAACCAGAAGCTGGACACCGTGTTCGCGCTCAAGACACTGTTGTTCCCGGGCAGCGACCTGCCGGTGACCGGAATCCCGGCCGACGTCGCGGGCGCGCAGCAGGCGTGGATCGACGCGTTGGTCCGGGCCCAGGCGACGCCGGAGGGCCGGGCACGGATCGCGCTCGCGGGGGCGATCGGCCAGCTCCCGGAGTGGGGCCTGGCGCCGGACGGTTCGGAAACGCCGGTGCCGCGCACCGTCCAGGAGCGTCAGGAGGGTACTTACCTCGCGCTGGCGGGCGGCCCGTTGCCCTACGTCGGGCAGGCGATGAGCAGCAGGCGGCAGATCGAGCAGCTGGCCGGTGGGAACCCGTCGTGGAACACCGGCGTGGACTACGCGCGGCAGCTCGGCGGTGATCCCGCGGTACGGGAGCTGTACCGGCGGGCCGGGTTCGATCTGAGTGCGGACCTGGCCCGGCTCGCGGCGGCGCCCCGGATCGCGGCGGACCCGACTGCGGTGGACTACCTGCGCGAGGGCATCGTGTTCGACGGCGCCCTGCGGATCCCGGTGCTCACCGTGAGCGGGACCGGCGATCAGATTTCCACGGTGGCGCAACAGCAGTCCTACGGCGCGGTCGTTCGTTCGGCGGGCCACGCGTCGTTGCTCCGCCAGACCTACGTGGAGACGGCCGGGCACTGCACGTTCACGACCGGCGAGCAGGAGACCGCGCTGGAGGTGATGCTGTCCCGGCTGCGGACCGGGCACTGGCCGTCGACGTCGCCGCGGGTGATGGGCGGGCGCTACCTCCCGTTCACGCCCCCGGTGTTCAACCGCCCCTTCACCGCAGCGGCGTCTCCCGCACGGTGA
- a CDS encoding poly(ethylene terephthalate) hydrolase family protein — protein sequence MGKTLAAAVVALTLTAATVGLASGSTPANRSALERFHSVVREPAANTRDLAADYTIYRPAGTDGKLPVVVIGNGACRHLSNNALLSAEMLVAAHGFVVVAVGAFDEPATDENGTPVPEVLTDGITWAERENTRKGSDLRGHLDLDRVAVAGHSCGGLEALVAGADPRVKSVASLNSGFFADGRYGYGREELAKLHTPALFLDGGPSDVAYENSRANYDLATVPAVRASNPAAGHSGFWIGTRDSDADPSMREEGVAVLVDWLDFTLNGNRAARDRFLGSCTLCTSRGWEVASKNFPVR from the coding sequence ATGGGAAAGACTCTGGCGGCCGCGGTGGTGGCCCTGACGCTCACCGCCGCGACGGTGGGACTGGCGTCGGGATCGACGCCGGCGAACCGGTCCGCACTCGAGCGATTCCACTCCGTGGTACGGGAACCCGCCGCGAACACGCGTGACCTCGCCGCCGACTACACGATCTACCGCCCGGCCGGCACCGACGGGAAGCTGCCGGTGGTCGTGATCGGCAACGGCGCGTGCCGTCACCTGAGCAACAACGCCCTGCTCAGCGCGGAAATGCTGGTGGCAGCGCACGGGTTCGTCGTGGTGGCGGTGGGCGCGTTCGACGAGCCCGCGACCGACGAGAACGGCACCCCGGTGCCGGAGGTCCTGACCGACGGCATCACCTGGGCCGAGCGGGAGAACACCCGCAAGGGCAGCGATCTGCGGGGCCACCTGGACCTCGACCGCGTGGCGGTGGCCGGGCACTCGTGCGGCGGGCTGGAGGCGCTGGTCGCGGGTGCGGATCCGCGGGTCAAGTCGGTGGCCTCGCTCAACAGCGGGTTCTTCGCCGACGGGCGGTACGGCTACGGCCGGGAGGAGCTGGCGAAGTTGCACACGCCGGCCCTGTTCCTGGACGGCGGGCCGTCCGATGTGGCCTACGAGAACAGCCGGGCCAACTACGACCTGGCGACCGTCCCCGCCGTGCGCGCGAGCAACCCGGCCGCCGGTCACTCGGGCTTCTGGATCGGCACACGGGACAGCGACGCCGATCCGAGCATGCGCGAGGAAGGCGTCGCGGTGCTGGTGGACTGGCTGGACTTCACCCTCAACGGCAACCGGGCCGCCCGCGACCGGTTCCTCGGCTCGTGCACGCTGTGCACGAGCCGGGGCTGGGAGGTCGCCTCGAAGAACTTCCCGGTCCGATGA
- a CDS encoding PaaX family transcriptional regulator, translated as MSEPAQRLLGTLLGDYWFWRREHLPSAALVDLLREFGLTESAARAAIQRAAARDLVVTSKNGRKTAYGVPERTHRMIINHLRRLLDFGAEDRKWDGRWTFAMFSVPEAQREDRRTLRSRLRWLGFGPLYDGVWVSPWDRTGDALRVLRTLGVGTATVARAEVAEDAPEAGNPLRAWNLDELRKSYLDFLARYADLHARVTAGEAGPAEALAGRTRLMTEWRTFPDADPDLPGELLPVDWPRIRARRRFLDIYDALGPVAEQRFRQIVATHAPDLAELAAHRTSTDITRGAPAEPEAFPPDDDLDWAGPFGQQ; from the coding sequence ATGAGCGAACCCGCGCAGCGCCTGCTGGGCACCCTGCTCGGCGACTACTGGTTCTGGCGGCGCGAACACCTGCCCTCCGCCGCGCTGGTGGACCTACTGCGCGAGTTCGGCCTGACCGAGTCCGCCGCCCGCGCGGCGATCCAGCGCGCTGCCGCCCGAGACCTGGTCGTGACCTCGAAGAACGGCCGCAAGACCGCCTACGGCGTCCCGGAACGCACCCATCGGATGATCATCAACCACCTCCGCCGCCTGCTCGACTTCGGCGCCGAGGACCGGAAGTGGGACGGCCGCTGGACGTTTGCCATGTTCTCGGTGCCCGAAGCGCAGCGAGAGGACCGCCGGACACTGCGGAGCCGCCTGCGCTGGCTCGGGTTCGGCCCGCTCTACGACGGCGTGTGGGTCTCGCCGTGGGACCGCACCGGCGACGCCCTGCGGGTCCTGCGCACCCTGGGTGTCGGCACGGCCACGGTCGCCCGCGCCGAGGTCGCCGAGGACGCACCCGAGGCCGGGAACCCGCTCCGGGCCTGGAACCTGGACGAGCTGCGGAAGTCCTATCTGGACTTCCTCGCCCGGTACGCCGACCTGCACGCGCGTGTGACCGCGGGCGAGGCCGGGCCGGCGGAGGCGCTCGCCGGCCGCACCCGGCTGATGACCGAGTGGCGCACCTTCCCCGACGCCGACCCGGACCTGCCCGGCGAGCTCCTGCCCGTGGACTGGCCGCGGATTCGCGCGCGACGGCGCTTCCTGGACATCTACGACGCGCTGGGCCCCGTCGCCGAGCAGCGGTTCCGGCAGATCGTCGCGACGCACGCCCCGGATCTGGCCGAACTGGCCGCCCACCGCACGAGTACCGACATCACCCGTGGCGCACCCGCGGAGCCGGAGGCGTTCCCGCCGGACGACGACCTCGACTGGGCCGGCCCATTCGGCCAGCAATAG
- a CDS encoding MFS transporter produces the protein MSPDVARPAGPRALLAGPMGACLANYDFGIYGTMSALVLNKVFFPSLSPAAGTLAAYGTFAAGFIAKPLGGLIFGRIGDRFGRRTVVMSALLLMGVATVCIGLLPTYAAIGVAAPVLLTVLRLLQGLAVGGEWGGAATLAVEHAPEHRRGFWGGAVGVGGPIGSILAALTVLPLSAALSDEAFVSWGWRIPFLISALLVAAGLWIRLGVDESPVFRREVATHARPNLSSVIRRNGRQMALVFFIAGAAVSGIYLLNTYTLSYAVAHAGISRSTMLTFSTTAQILAVVAAILLLPRVDRIGLGRLYRISAASLAVLGWVLFAALDSGNPAFVVVALSLGQIAVNGMVISSVPIYVLLFRPADRVTGAGFSFKTSDAILGGTTPLIASALVQATGSGWMVAAYVTALTAAAIAACTIGRRLLPRTTTAVTATPQKVWA, from the coding sequence GTGTCCCCTGACGTCGCACGCCCGGCCGGTCCGCGGGCCCTGCTCGCCGGCCCGATGGGTGCCTGCCTGGCCAACTACGACTTCGGCATCTACGGCACCATGTCCGCGTTGGTGCTCAACAAGGTCTTCTTCCCGTCGCTGAGCCCGGCCGCCGGGACGCTCGCGGCGTACGGCACGTTCGCCGCCGGATTCATCGCGAAACCGCTGGGCGGCTTGATCTTCGGCCGCATCGGCGACCGCTTCGGGCGCCGCACCGTGGTCATGTCCGCGCTGCTGCTGATGGGTGTGGCGACCGTGTGCATCGGGCTGCTGCCCACCTACGCGGCCATCGGCGTCGCGGCGCCCGTCCTGCTCACCGTGCTGCGCCTGCTGCAGGGCCTTGCCGTCGGCGGCGAATGGGGCGGGGCCGCCACGCTGGCCGTCGAGCACGCGCCCGAGCACCGGCGCGGGTTCTGGGGCGGGGCGGTCGGCGTCGGCGGTCCGATCGGGTCGATCCTTGCCGCGCTCACGGTCCTGCCGCTGTCGGCTGCCCTGTCCGATGAGGCGTTCGTCTCGTGGGGCTGGCGGATCCCGTTCCTGATCAGCGCCCTGCTGGTGGCCGCCGGACTGTGGATCCGGCTCGGTGTCGACGAGTCGCCGGTGTTCCGGCGTGAGGTCGCCACGCACGCGCGGCCGAACCTGTCGTCGGTGATCCGCCGCAACGGGCGGCAGATGGCGCTGGTGTTCTTCATCGCCGGCGCCGCCGTGTCCGGCATCTACCTGCTCAACACCTACACGCTGTCCTACGCCGTCGCGCACGCCGGGATCAGCCGCTCCACCATGCTCACCTTCTCCACCACCGCGCAGATCCTGGCCGTGGTCGCGGCGATCCTGCTGCTCCCCCGCGTCGACCGGATCGGGCTGGGCCGCCTCTACCGGATCAGCGCGGCATCGCTGGCGGTACTCGGGTGGGTACTGTTCGCCGCGCTGGACAGCGGCAACCCCGCGTTCGTCGTGGTCGCCCTGTCGCTCGGCCAGATCGCCGTCAACGGCATGGTGATCTCGTCGGTGCCGATCTACGTGCTGCTCTTCCGCCCCGCCGACCGCGTCACCGGCGCCGGGTTCAGCTTCAAGACCAGCGACGCGATCCTCGGCGGCACCACCCCGCTCATCGCGAGCGCTCTGGTGCAGGCCACCGGCAGCGGCTGGATGGTCGCCGCATACGTGACCGCGCTGACCGCGGCCGCGATCGCCGCCTGCACGATCGGCCGCCGCCTGCTGCCGCGCACCACCACCGCCGTCACTGCCACGCCGCAAAAAGTGTGGGCCTGA
- a CDS encoding cytochrome P450, translated as MVFGSGPHRCAGAGMGRMEITVTLQELLSRTALFTLDGPIGMTRRPEFGPRSLPLRAATR; from the coding sequence ATCGTTTTCGGTTCGGGACCGCACCGGTGCGCCGGCGCGGGCATGGGAAGGATGGAGATCACCGTGACCCTGCAGGAACTGCTGTCCCGCACGGCACTGTTCACACTGGACGGTCCAATCGGGATGACCCGACGGCCGGAGTTCGGCCCGCGGTCGCTGCCACTGCGGGCGGCCACCCGATGA
- a CDS encoding cytochrome P450, whose product MSEPVPARPGEHDFDPLAPETFTSAHEQYQEMRSRCPVARSATYGGFWALFRHEDVRAVLTDTDTFTTSVQNVVPKFAFTGRRPPLHLDPPEHTGYRRVINRFFTRGRMDALEPAVREHARKILGGLVARGDADVAAEYARVFPAHVFAEFFHLPVELAERIEEISAEYVRAIQVVDDEEVKRGSRVLYGIAAEVIDQRRRHPLEDDLTSALLAERPGGEPFADEMVLGCVRQLLVTGMVAPSVFIGTMLAHLASDKELQALLRTTPSRIPAAVEEYLRLYTPYRGMSRTPRRDVVIGGRLIRKDEPIALVYTSANRDETVFPDGENFVLDRENLREAIPFGAGIHACPGAPLARMMLVITLDELLAATTDFSVAGEILMARWAEWGTRSVPLKFESLGVRGPGTPASS is encoded by the coding sequence ATGAGCGAGCCGGTTCCCGCCCGTCCGGGCGAGCACGACTTCGACCCGCTGGCGCCCGAAACATTCACCAGCGCGCACGAGCAGTACCAGGAGATGCGGTCCCGCTGCCCGGTCGCGCGGAGTGCGACCTACGGCGGGTTCTGGGCACTGTTCCGCCACGAGGACGTGCGCGCGGTCCTGACCGACACCGACACGTTCACCACGAGCGTGCAGAACGTGGTGCCCAAGTTCGCCTTCACCGGGCGGCGGCCGCCGCTGCACCTCGATCCGCCCGAGCACACCGGCTACCGCCGCGTGATCAACCGGTTTTTCACGCGCGGCAGGATGGACGCGCTGGAACCCGCCGTCCGCGAGCACGCCCGGAAGATCCTCGGTGGACTCGTCGCCCGCGGTGACGCCGACGTGGCCGCGGAGTACGCACGGGTGTTCCCGGCGCACGTGTTCGCCGAGTTCTTCCACCTGCCGGTCGAGCTGGCCGAGCGGATCGAGGAGATCAGCGCCGAGTACGTGCGCGCGATCCAGGTGGTGGACGACGAGGAGGTCAAGCGCGGCAGCCGGGTCCTCTACGGCATCGCGGCGGAGGTCATCGACCAGCGGCGCCGGCATCCGCTCGAGGACGACCTGACCAGCGCTCTGCTCGCGGAGCGGCCCGGCGGGGAGCCGTTCGCGGACGAGATGGTGCTCGGCTGCGTGCGGCAGCTGCTGGTGACCGGGATGGTCGCGCCGAGCGTGTTCATCGGGACGATGCTCGCGCACCTGGCCTCGGACAAGGAACTGCAGGCGTTGCTGCGCACCACTCCGTCGCGGATCCCGGCGGCTGTCGAGGAGTACCTGCGGCTCTACACGCCCTACCGCGGCATGTCCCGCACGCCGCGGCGGGACGTGGTGATCGGCGGGCGGCTGATCCGCAAGGACGAGCCGATCGCTCTGGTCTACACCTCGGCCAACCGGGACGAGACCGTGTTCCCCGACGGTGAGAACTTCGTGCTGGACCGGGAGAACCTGCGCGAGGCGATCCCCTTCGGGGCCGGAATCCACGCCTGCCCGGGCGCCCCGCTGGCACGCATGATGCTGGTGATCACGCTCGACGAGCTGCTGGCCGCGACCACGGACTTCTCCGTGGCGGGGGAGATCCTGATGGCGCGCTGGGCGGAGTGGGGCACACGGTCGGTGCCGCTGAAGTTCGAGTCCCTGGGGGTGAGAGGACCAGGCACGCCCGCCTCGTCGTGA
- a CDS encoding helix-turn-helix transcriptional regulator, with amino-acid sequence MTEGNPLGEYLRARRELVTPEQVNLPVLGTRRVPGLRREEVAMLAGISSDYYLRLEQGRDRNPSAQVLESLARVLRLDDDATAYLLGLGAGKPRRARRRPRKETVPPGIVKLVATLSLPAFVEGRYFDVLTANPLATALSPRLVVGGNRLRDVFLEPAEQSLYPDWESVTAGLVAGFRRSVGADTDDPRSIELVGELSLVSSRFRQLWARHDVRDRQGVPEPLRLDHPQVGELTLNREKLSISGTAGQMLAIYHPEPGTDADKLALLASATLAPAGQAHAQR; translated from the coding sequence ATGACCGAGGGGAACCCGCTGGGCGAGTACCTGCGTGCCCGCCGCGAACTCGTCACGCCCGAGCAGGTGAACCTGCCGGTGCTGGGGACGCGGCGGGTTCCGGGGCTGCGCCGGGAGGAGGTCGCGATGCTCGCCGGCATCAGCTCCGACTACTACCTCCGCCTGGAGCAGGGCCGCGACCGCAACCCCTCCGCGCAGGTCCTGGAGTCCCTCGCCCGCGTGCTGCGGCTCGACGACGACGCGACGGCCTACCTGCTGGGTCTCGGCGCCGGCAAGCCCCGGCGTGCGCGGAGGCGGCCGCGCAAGGAGACCGTGCCGCCGGGCATCGTCAAGCTCGTGGCGACGCTCTCGCTGCCCGCGTTCGTCGAGGGCCGCTACTTCGACGTGCTGACCGCCAATCCGCTGGCCACGGCATTGTCACCGCGGCTCGTGGTGGGCGGCAACCGGCTGCGCGACGTGTTCCTCGAACCGGCCGAGCAGAGCCTGTACCCGGACTGGGAGTCCGTCACCGCCGGGCTGGTCGCCGGGTTCCGCCGGTCGGTCGGCGCGGACACCGACGATCCCCGCTCCATCGAGCTGGTCGGCGAACTCTCCCTGGTCAGCTCCCGGTTCCGGCAGCTGTGGGCGCGGCACGACGTGCGGGACCGGCAGGGCGTCCCCGAGCCGCTCCGCCTCGACCACCCGCAGGTGGGCGAGCTGACGCTCAACCGGGAGAAGCTGAGCATCAGCGGCACGGCGGGTCAGATGCTGGCCATCTACCACCCCGAGCCGGGCACCGACGCCGACAAGCTCGCGCTGCTCGCCTCCGCCACGCTGGCGCCCGCCGGGCAGGCGCACGCGCAACGGTGA
- a CDS encoding TetR/AcrR family transcriptional regulator, whose protein sequence is MPPRSRRERPAKPALSREGIVATAVRLMDTDGLQRVTMRRLAQELDTGPASLYVYVRNTAELHAAVLDELLGAVDLRPARASGDWRDRLVDVLSSYTDVLLAHPGLAQSALVARPSGRNYLNLLEALLALLHEGGVPDDQAAWGIDLLLQTATATAAEHSVRRGEPGAEDEESALVEALRTASGRTHPRLAALGSDLVSGTGPERRRWAFHVLINGTLHTSRRGNRS, encoded by the coding sequence ATGCCACCTCGCAGCCGCCGGGAACGACCGGCCAAACCCGCCCTCAGCAGGGAGGGCATCGTCGCCACCGCGGTCCGGCTGATGGACACCGACGGCCTCCAGCGGGTCACCATGCGGCGGCTCGCGCAGGAGCTCGACACCGGCCCGGCATCGCTCTACGTCTACGTTCGCAACACCGCGGAACTGCACGCGGCGGTGCTCGACGAGCTGCTCGGGGCGGTGGACCTGCGCCCGGCGCGGGCATCCGGCGACTGGCGGGACCGGCTGGTCGACGTGCTCTCCTCCTACACCGACGTGCTCCTCGCACACCCCGGTCTGGCGCAGTCGGCGCTGGTGGCGCGCCCGTCCGGCCGGAACTACCTGAACCTGCTGGAGGCGCTGCTCGCGCTGCTGCACGAGGGCGGCGTGCCGGACGACCAGGCCGCCTGGGGCATCGACCTGCTGTTGCAGACGGCCACCGCGACCGCGGCCGAGCACTCGGTCCGGCGCGGGGAGCCCGGCGCCGAGGACGAAGAGAGCGCGCTCGTCGAGGCACTGCGCACCGCCTCCGGCCGGACACACCCGCGGCTCGCCGCGCTCGGATCCGACCTGGTGTCCGGTACGGGGCCGGAACGGCGCCGCTGGGCCTTTCACGTGCTGATCAACGGCACGCTCCACACATCCAGAAGGGGGAACCGATCATGA